The Proteus sp. ZN5 genome includes the window ATCGTGCAGACGAGCCCATGTATATGTGGCGATATCTGCGATACTGTACTCTTCTCCACCAAGGTAAGCTGATTGCGCTAACCTTTTCTCTAATACGCTATATAGTCGCTGTGTTTCTTCAGTATAACGTTTAATCGCATAAGGAACTTTTTCTGTGGCATAACGAGTGAAGTGATGATTTTGCCCCAACATTGGGCCAAATCCACCCACTTGCCAAAACAGCCATTGTAGTTGTGTTGTTTTTTCTCGTAAATTTTTGCTAATCAATTTGCCACTTTTTTCAGCTAGATAGATAAGAATAGCACCTGATTCAAAAATAGAGATAGGTTCACCCCCATCAATAGGTGAGTTATCTACAATAGCGGGAATTTTATTATTGGGTGAAATTGCTAAAAATTCAGGCTTAAATTGATCGCCTTTACTAATATCAATGCGATGTAACTGATAAGGTATGCCTGTTTCTTCAAGAAAAAGCGTTATTTTTTGGCCATTTGGGGTATCTGCATAATATAAGTCAATCATTAAAAGCTCCAAAATAAAGTAGGCACTAAATACACAAGATAATCACAGTCTGCCTTCTAACATCATAAAAAGCAAAAAAGCGCAAGATGGATAAAACAAGTCACGTATGATTATTGTAGTGGTGAAAAATAGTGATTTTGGTATATTCAGGATAAAAATTACGATCGTTTAGTATCGGTTAAAAAAGGTTTGTTGAGGATGGAACAAGAAAAGACGGCATTGGTTGAATGGGTTGATATTGTTGATGATAAAAATGAAGTCGTTGCACAAGCAACACGTCAACAAATGCGAGCTGAAAACCTAAGACATAGAGCAACTTATATCGTTGTTCATGATGGAATGGGAAAAATCTTGGCGCAGCGTAGAACTGAAACAAAAGATTTTTATCCGGGTTGGTTGGATGCTACTGCGGGTGGTGTAGTTCAACAAGGTGAGAATTTACTTGAAAGTGCACGTCGTGAAGCAGAAGAAGAGTTAGGTATTGCTGGAGTTCCTTTTGCTGAGCATGGCCAATTTTATTATGATGATGAAAGTTGTCGCGTATGGGGAAGTCTGTTTAGTTGTGTTTC containing:
- a CDS encoding glutathione binding-like protein, producing MIDLYYADTPNGQKITLFLEETGIPYQLHRIDISKGDQFKPEFLAISPNNKIPAIVDNSPIDGGEPISIFESGAILIYLAEKSGKLISKNLREKTTQLQWLFWQVGGFGPMLGQNHHFTRYATEKVPYAIKRYTEETQRLYSVLEKRLAQSAYLGGEEYSIADIATYTWARLHDHHNIDLANYPAIQKWLNNINQRPATKKLFG
- the yfcD gene encoding NUDIX hydrolase YfcD, whose protein sequence is MEQEKTALVEWVDIVDDKNEVVAQATRQQMRAENLRHRATYIVVHDGMGKILAQRRTETKDFYPGWLDATAGGVVQQGENLLESARREAEEELGIAGVPFAEHGQFYYDDESCRVWGSLFSCVSHGPFALQAEEIEEVCWLTPSEITERCDEFTPDSLKALSLWLTRNNSTRLESRETVD